A section of the Sulfurovum riftiae genome encodes:
- a CDS encoding ABC transporter ATP-binding protein: protein MEDRSDTTQRGYVVMIEIENVSKIFNEGEEQAFSALKSVSLTVGKGETIILSGVSGSGKSTLLSLIAALDKPSSGKIIVGGELISKLPDLHASAYRAKHIGVVFQHFNLLEDLSVEENVIVPLIHSGLPLATIQKMAQKSMQSAAIEHKATQSVNRLSGGEKQRCAIARALVHDPELILCDEPTANLDRANSLKFIEMLEMLHGMGKTMIVATHDPLFEALSFVSRVVHMEDGKIVDNVR from the coding sequence ATGGAAGATCGCAGTGACACCACCCAAAGAGGCTATGTTGTGATGATAGAGATAGAGAATGTAAGCAAGATCTTCAATGAAGGAGAGGAACAGGCTTTCAGTGCATTGAAGTCGGTGAGCTTGACGGTAGGAAAAGGGGAGACGATCATATTGAGCGGTGTGAGCGGCAGCGGGAAGTCCACACTGCTTTCACTCATTGCCGCGCTCGACAAGCCAAGCAGCGGCAAGATCATCGTGGGAGGCGAACTCATCTCCAAACTGCCTGACCTGCATGCTTCAGCCTATCGGGCAAAGCATATAGGGGTCGTTTTTCAGCATTTCAATCTTCTTGAGGACCTGAGTGTCGAAGAGAATGTGATCGTTCCGCTCATCCATTCCGGACTGCCTCTTGCAACTATTCAGAAGATGGCGCAAAAAAGTATGCAAAGTGCGGCCATAGAACATAAAGCCACACAGTCGGTCAACAGACTCTCCGGTGGGGAGAAACAGCGCTGTGCCATTGCCAGAGCGTTGGTACATGACCCTGAACTCATACTTTGTGACGAACCTACTGCAAACCTTGACAGGGCGAACTCACTCAAGTTCATCGAAATGCTTGAGATGCTTCATGGTATGGGAAAGACCATGATAGTAGCCACACACGATCCTCTGTTCGAAGCGCTCTCTTTTGTCAGCAGGGTCGTACATATGGAAGATGGGAAAATAGTAGACAATGTCCGGTAA